The window GTGCCCGCTTCGAGCTGGCCGATGAACGAGCCGCTGACGAAGAGGGGTTCGCCCAACTCGGCCTGGCTCTTGCCGGCGCGTTCGCGCGCCACGCGGAGTTCGGCGCCGAGCAGGGCGCGGGGTGAGGAGGAGGGGTCGAGGTTCTTACCTGCCATGGCGACTCCCGGGCCAACAGGTGGGGTTGTTCTCGGTGCTTCCTTGAAAGGCTAGCCAGCCCGTCGCCACTCTGTGTGCTGAACGTGAACACGCAGAGTAGAAAGGTGACATGTGATGGTGATGACGGCGCACGAGCGCATCCTGGCGGCCGAGGAAGCCGTGCGGCAGCTCAAGGACGCGCTCACCGGAGTCGGGGTGGTCTTTCCCTCGCTCGACGTGGAAAGGGTCTCCGCCGCCGGTACCTACGGCCTGCCCCTCGTCGACCTGGGTCGCTGCAACCTGGACACCGCGCTCCGGCTGGCCGCCGTACTGCACGAGAGGGCCCACCCGTGAGCGAGGCGATCGACGCCGCGGAGTTCGCGTTCGAGCTCGGCTGGAAGCTGCGCGGCCTGGAGACGGCGCTGGCACCGCGCGGGGCCTTCGGGCCGACGGCGGGCAGTCCGCAGCAGCCCCCTCCGCGTCCGGGGTGGCAGCGGTTCACGCTGGTGCACTGCCCGGTGGACGGGTATCCGGGCTTCGACGATCCGGGTTACGAGGGGCTCCGGGCGAGCCCGCCCCAGGGGTGCGCGGTCGAGGACTTCGGCGGGTGCCTGGGGCTGCGGTGCGAACGGCCGGGGGAGCGGCTGCTGGACGCGGTCGCGGAGCTGTGCGCCGAGATCCGGGCCGGGCACGGGCTGCTCATGACCGGACTCGGCATCGAGAAGCTGTGGGAGTGGTCCGAGGACGGTACGGACGGCTGGGGAGCCGAGATCGTGGGGCAGTTGCTGCTGATGGCGGCCGAGCGCGGACCGAGGCTCGGCTACGGAGTGGACGATCTGGCCCGCTTTCTGCGGAAGGCTGCCGGCGGAGCGGTCGATGTCGGAGCGTAGCGGGCCGCTCGGCCCCCGCGGCGGTTCGATGGCAGGCAGATCGATCCGGTCCGTATGCCCGGAGGACTACGCCGAGGCTTCGGCCGGCTTCCGCTCACCGACGAGATCGGGGAACGCGCCATCGACGTACGGGGGCTGCCGGCGCAGGGGTCCGTTCCGTAGCCAGGATCGGTCGGTGCGCGGGGAGCATCATGGGGCGACGTCCGTGCGCAGGCGGGCGTGGAGGTGCTCGTCGTGCCAGCCGTCGGCGTGGAGGAGGGCGCCGCGCATGGTGCCCTCCAGGGGGAACCCGGCCTTCAGCGCTACGGCGCAGGAGGCCGGGTTCGCCACGGAGTGGGTGATGCGCACGCGGTGCAGGCCGAGGTCGTCGAAGGCCCAGCGGGTGACGCGCTCCGTGGCCTTCGCCGTGACGCCGTTGCCGCGGCCGGCGGGCAGCAGCCAGTAGAGGATCTCGCCGCTGCCGCCGCGCAGATCGAGGTCGCCCAGGCCGATCAGGCCGACGGCCGGGGCGCCGGAGGCGGGGGCGATCGCCCAGATCGCGGCCTCCTCGGCCTGCCAGCGGGCGTGCCAGTGGGTGATGCGCTCCTCGGCCTCGGGCAGGGTGAGGAGGGCGGGCCGGTTCCAGTGCCGGATGTCCGGGTCGTGGCAGGACTCGACGAGGGCGGGGGCGTCGAGCGGGGCGGCCCAGGGGCGCAGGAGCATTCCGCCGGCCAGGGCGAACGTCGGCTGGGGGAGTGCGCGCATGTGGCCGGCCGGGACCACGGGGGGTATGGCGTTGATCATGAAGGCATCCTGCCGGGCCCGTTGTTCGGTGCGGGTGAAAGAACGGGGCCCCGCCCCGGACCCCGCGCCTCAAACGCCGGCGGGGCTGGATTGGCCGGGCCTCGAACAGCGCGAAGGTGAGCGTGGCCTCGTATGCGCGCAGCGCCCACGTCACTCGCGGCGCAGGCGGCGGAGGGGTTTCAGGGTGAGGGCTGTGATTCCCGCGGTGCAGGCGCCCGTTGCGCAGACTGCCGCGGCGGTCGTTGCGCCGTGGGCGTCGGCGAGGGCGCCGAGGGCGTTGTTGCCCACCACCAGCGCCAGGCTCTGGACGAGCACCAGCAGCGCCTGCAGCCTGGCAAGGTGGGTGCCCGGGGCGTGGGTCAGCACCAGCGGGCCGATGTGGCAGGCGAACATCCCGGAGCCGGCACCGGCGACGACCCCGCCGGCCACCGCCACGGCCGGCGTCCCCGCCATGGCCACCGCGGCGATGCCCAGCGCCGCACCGCACAGCCCCGACGCCGCGCCCACGCCGATCCGGCGCAGGGTGCCCCGTCGCGCGACCACCAGTGCCACGGCGATCACCCCCAGGCTCTGACCTCCGGCGACCAGACCGGCCACGCCCGCGCTCCAGCCGTGCTCGCGTGCCACGAGCGGGTTCAGCAGGGACACCACCGGCAGGAGGAAACACGCGGCGGCGGCCGTCAGCAGCAGCGCGGGCCGCAGGACCGGATCCGCCACGGCGATCCGTACCCCGTCGGCCGCCCCCGACAGGAGACCCTCCGTGCGGGGGGAGCGTTCGGCGTCGTGGGCCGGGCGGACGCAGACCAGTACGACGAGGACGATCGCGAAGGTGGCGGCATCGGCGAACGCCGCACCGGTCAGGCCGGCGGCCGCGACGAGTACGGCGCCCAGCGGAGCCCCGAGCAGCGAGGCGATCTGGCCGCCGGCCTGCTGCACGGCCAACGCGCGCGGGAGTTGTTCCTTCCCGACCAGACGGCGCGGCATGGACCCGGTGGCCGGCAGGTAGAACGCGTCGACCGTGCCGATCACGGCGGCGACGGCGACGAGGAGCCAGACGGACGCTCCCAGGCGCCAGCTCGCGAGGGCCAGTACGAGCGTGGCCGTGAGCATCACGGCGTCCCCGGTGATCGTGATCCGGCGGGCGCCGAACCGGTCGGCGACGGCGCCGCCCAGCAACAGCAGCAGGGTGCGCGGAAGGGTGATGGCGGTCAGGACCAGAGCGCCCGTCGCGCCGCCGTGGGCACTGGCCGCCCAGCCCAGCGCGAAGTACAGGACGGCATCGCCGAGGAGCGAGGCACGGGTGCCGACGAGCCAGACGAGATACGGGCGGGGAAGGGCGGCCGGGCGGCGTGCCGAGAGGGGCCGGGCGGTGTCGAGGGAGGCCATGGCCGCCGACGCTAAGGCCCTCGAGCAGGTCGAGGGCAAGCGCCGCAGGTGCCTGCTGGTGGGGCGGGGCCCGCCGGGTGCGGGTCAGGCCAGGGCCGGTTCCTTCGGGGGGTCGGTCGCCGGGGCCGGCGTGGGGTCCGGGCCGGTGTCGAGGTCGGTCAGCATGCGGGTGGTGAAGCCGAAGAAGTACGTGGCGGCGAAGCCCACCAGGTAGGCGACCGCGAGGCCGCCCGCGTAGATCGCGATCGTCACGCCCGCGCTCGACCGGCCGTCCAGGAGGGGGAACAGGGCCCAGCCCGACGGGCCGATGGCAGTGGAGCCGAAGGCGACGCCCAACTGGTTGCAGAGGCCGACGAAGGCGCCGCCGGCCGCACCGCCGATGCACGCGGTGACGAACGGGCGGCCGAGGGGGAGGGAGACGCCGTAGATCAGCGGTTCGCCGACGCCCAGGAAACCGGCCGGGAGCGCGGACTTGATGGTGGTGCGCAGCGAGCGGTTGCGGGGGAGCCGGTAGTAGACGGCGATGGCGGCGCCGACCTGGCCCGCGCCCGCCATGGCGAGGATGGGCAGCAGGACGGTGTAGCCGGACTGCTCGATGAGCGTGGTGTGGATGGGGATCAGGGCCTGGTGCAGGCCCAGCATGACGAGCGGGAGGAAGAGGCCGCCGAGGACCAGGCCGGCGAAGGCGCCGCCGGTGGACAGCAGCGCGTCCGCGAAGGTGCCGATGGCGGCCGAGGCCTCGCCCGCGAGGAACATCAGGCCGAAGAGGGTGACCAGGCCCGAGATCAGGACGGTGAGGGTGGGGGTGACCAGGACGTCCAGGGCCTCGGGGACCCACCTGCGGCACCATTTCTCCACGTACACGGCGAGCAGGGCCGCGGCGAGCGCGCCGAGGACGCCGCCCTGGCCGGGCCGCAGTTCCTGCCCGAAGGCGGCGATCTTCGCGACGCCCGGGAAGACGATGATCGCGGCGACCGCGCCGCCCAGGATCGGGGTACCGCCGAACTCCTTGGCGGTGTTGTAGCCGACGAACACGGCGATCAGGGACATGAAGCCGGACGCGATCGCGGC of the Streptomyces sp. NBC_01294 genome contains:
- a CDS encoding GNAT family N-acetyltransferase, which translates into the protein MINAIPPVVPAGHMRALPQPTFALAGGMLLRPWAAPLDAPALVESCHDPDIRHWNRPALLTLPEAEERITHWHARWQAEEAAIWAIAPASGAPAVGLIGLGDLDLRGGSGEILYWLLPAGRGNGVTAKATERVTRWAFDDLGLHRVRITHSVANPASCAVALKAGFPLEGTMRGALLHADGWHDEHLHARLRTDVAP
- a CDS encoding MFS transporter gives rise to the protein MASLDTARPLSARRPAALPRPYLVWLVGTRASLLGDAVLYFALGWAASAHGGATGALVLTAITLPRTLLLLLGGAVADRFGARRITITGDAVMLTATLVLALASWRLGASVWLLVAVAAVIGTVDAFYLPATGSMPRRLVGKEQLPRALAVQQAGGQIASLLGAPLGAVLVAAAGLTGAAFADAATFAIVLVVLVCVRPAHDAERSPRTEGLLSGAADGVRIAVADPVLRPALLLTAAAACFLLPVVSLLNPLVAREHGWSAGVAGLVAGGQSLGVIAVALVVARRGTLRRIGVGAASGLCGAALGIAAVAMAGTPAVAVAGGVVAGAGSGMFACHIGPLVLTHAPGTHLARLQALLVLVQSLALVVGNNALGALADAHGATTAAAVCATGACTAGITALTLKPLRRLRRE
- a CDS encoding PTS transporter subunit EIIC, giving the protein MSTDDKNKNRATAAAILPLVGGPDNVTSIAHCMTRLRISLRDRSLVQDEALRALPAVLGVVEDLGAAPSGSWGNYQIVLGPGTVARVTPEFEALVEEGRSPARTPAPTPTPTPHTITAAQLQAQGAALKEAQKARNATPVKLLLRRIANIFVPLIPALIGCGIIAGLNGLLANLGWLPSVVPALAAIASGFMSLIAVFVGYNTAKEFGGTPILGGAVAAIIVFPGVAKIAAFGQELRPGQGGVLGALAAALLAVYVEKWCRRWVPEALDVLVTPTLTVLISGLVTLFGLMFLAGEASAAIGTFADALLSTGGAFAGLVLGGLFLPLVMLGLHQALIPIHTTLIEQSGYTVLLPILAMAGAGQVGAAIAVYYRLPRNRSLRTTIKSALPAGFLGVGEPLIYGVSLPLGRPFVTACIGGAAGGAFVGLCNQLGVAFGSTAIGPSGWALFPLLDGRSSAGVTIAIYAGGLAVAYLVGFAATYFFGFTTRMLTDLDTGPDPTPAPATDPPKEPALA